A DNA window from Phragmites australis chromosome 11, lpPhrAust1.1, whole genome shotgun sequence contains the following coding sequences:
- the LOC133885891 gene encoding uncharacterized protein LOC133885891: MAGAGPSTSAAVALPFLVHDVGSEYYEPQSQYGIASQSLVDATIEQLQDHRCFETPQGWILALDPASLRTFLWRPEDGERITMPSMDKDLPMNCKCLLSDKPSASFCAVMVLDLDDFDYWLCPIGGSKWERHGYSLTMYNAKDQPVERHMARRHGIAAVGGKVYFEFTGNELGFVEFDSVDHKPNLGMIEVDMIDTVMPLWSSYLVESCGELFLVVVFFDGDNVHKIAEVAVCKMDFSTPAWCKVETIGDDRVFLLGGDRIGVSNFGASCSASQHGLTGNCLYFLNHIAINENFLHVINLEKGTEEVQRPFRGFVDPLRPPFWMLTTDP; this comes from the coding sequence ATGGCAGGTGCAGGGCCTTCGACAAGCGCGGCGGTGGCGCTGCCGTTCCTggtgcacgacgttggatcagAATACTATGAGCCCCAGTCGCAGTACGGCATCGCAAGCCAATCCCTGGTGGACGCAACCATCGAGCAGCTCCAAGACCACCGCTGCTTCGAGACCCCGCAGGGCTGGATCCTCGCGCTCGACCCTGCCTCCCTGCGCACATTCCTGTGGCGGCCCGAGGACGGCGAGCGGATCACCATGCCGTCCATGGACAAGGACTTGCCCATGAACTGCAAGTGCCTGCTCTCCGACAAGCCCAGCGCCAGCTTTTGCGCCGTGATGGTCCTTGATCTGGATGACTTCGATTACTGGCTCTGCCCGATCGGGGGAAGCAAGTGGGAACGCCATGGCTACTCGCTGACCATGTACAACGCCAAGGACCAGCCCGTGGAAAGGCATATGGCACGGCGCCATGGCATTGCTGCTGTTGGAGGCAAGGTCTACTTTGAGTTTACCGGGAACGAATTGGGATTCGTTGAGTTTGACTCCGTCGATCACAAACCGAACCTTGGGATGATCGAGGTCGACATGATCGACACTGTGATGCCGTTGTGGTCGAGCTACCTCGTCGAGTCCTGCGGCGAGCTCTTTCTAGTTGTAGTCTTCTTTGATGGCGATAACGTGCACAAGATCGCCGAGGTTGCGGTGTGCAAGATGGATTTCTCGACACCAGCTTGGTGCAAGGTGGAAACGATAGGTGATGATCGGGTGTTTCTTCTCGGTGGAGATCGGATTGGGGTTTCGAATTTTGGAGCATCGTGTTCGGCTTCTCAACATGGGCTGACCGGCAATTGCTTATACTTTCTGAATCACATTGCAATCAACGAGAACTTTCTGCATGTGATCAACTTGGAGAAAGGGACTGAAGAAGTGCAGAGGCCCTTTAGAGGTTTCGTTGACCCATTGCGTCCGCCATTTTGGATGTTAACTACAGATCCATGA